From the genome of Odocoileus virginianus isolate 20LAN1187 ecotype Illinois chromosome 16, Ovbor_1.2, whole genome shotgun sequence, one region includes:
- the LYSMD4 gene encoding lysM and putative peptidoglycan-binding domain-containing protein 4: MRQKEVITKTFQGPAVICRTPTSHVYMFENGVDDSEDSSEEESHRVALRPRGKEGQKKGVHHARRPGAGDVVLLQRELAQGDSLNKLALQYGCKVADIKKVNNFIREQDLYALKSIKIPVKNHGILTETHKELRPLLNSSSETRVTFEEQPDPDRAAVNASASSGSLTDFFKGVDQNIEHAVQSEIFLSESYSIETSSQPLLPAPPKTLTNGADCGIQWWNAVFIMLLIGVVLPVFYLVYFKIQATSETPSILNTTAIPNGSMAGNAVPGQAPRLAIPMPTIPSSDSQFSETTHGGI, translated from the exons ATGAGGCAGAAGGAGGTGATAACCAAGACCTTCCAAGGCCCAGCTGTGATCTGTAGGACTCCGACCAGCCACGTTTACATGTTTGAGAATGGTGTTGATGACTCCGAGGACTCCTCTGAGGAAGAGTCCCACCGAGTGGCCCTGCGGCCCCGGGGCAAGGAGGGCCAGAAGAAGGGTGTCCACCACGCTCGCCGGCCAGGAGCAGGGGACGTGGTGCTGCTGCAGCGGGAACTGGCCCAGGGGGACAGCCTCAACAAGCTCGCTCTTCAGTATGGCTGCAAA GTTGCAGATATCAAGAAAGTCAACAACTTCATCAGAGAACAAGACTTATATGCTTTAAAATCTATTAAGATTCCAGTGAAAAACCACGGGATTCTAACAGAGACCCACAAAGAACTCAGACCCCTCCTGAACTCATCCTCAGAGACCAGAGTGACCTTCGAGGAGCAGCCAGACCCAGACAGAGCAGCTGTCAATGCCAGTGCCTCATCTGGCTCACTGACGGATTTCTTTAAGGGCGTTGACCAGAATATTGAACATGCAGTTCAGTCAGAAATCTTTCTGAGTGAAAGTTACTCCATAGAGACCTccagtcagccactgcttcctgCTCCTCCAAAGACACTGACAAATGGTGCAGACTGTGGGATTCAGTGGTGGAATGCTGTTTTTATCATGCTTCTAATTGGAGTTGTTTTACCAGTGTTTTATTtagtctattttaaaatacaagctACTAGTGAGACCCCTAGTATCTTGAACACAACTGCTATCCCTAACGGCTCCATGGCAGGGAATGCAGTTCCAGGGCAAGCCCCCAGATTAGCAATTCCAATGCCAACCATCCCCTCTTCAGACAGCCAGTTCAGTGAGACCACCCATGGGGGGATCTAG